In Sideroxyarcus emersonii, one DNA window encodes the following:
- the rseP gene encoding RIP metalloprotease RseP — MSTLLAFVVAIAILVVFHELGHYAVARLFDVKVLKFSIGFGKSIYSRRIGRGETEWVISAIPLGGYVKMLDEREEEVPEHELPRAFNRKPVWQRMAIVVAGPVANLLLAVALYFVLLVHGIPGIKPLLGEIAANSPAATAGLQSKQTIVSINGQPTPSWQEIRWILLDLVLQQKAANFELQDSQGGRSFRVMEVSSLTASDLDGDFMQKLGLQPYQPPVYPVIGKLVEGGEAQRAGLQVNDRVLRADGRDVALWDDWVNLVRSHPGMPMEVKIERAGTILKLSLTPAVIDEGGKKIGRIGAAAMIDKPAFEAMLTRVRYPLRAAFPEALRRTWETAMVSLKMMGKMVLGEVSLKNLSGPITIADYAGQSAQMGIGAYIGFLALISISLGVLNLMPIPLLDGGHLLYYSVELLKGSPVSEGVWEAGQRVGIALLVTMMAFALYNDISRLILG; from the coding sequence ATGAGCACCTTGCTTGCATTCGTCGTCGCGATCGCTATCCTGGTGGTGTTCCACGAGCTTGGGCACTATGCGGTGGCGCGTTTGTTCGATGTGAAGGTGCTGAAATTCTCCATCGGCTTCGGCAAATCCATCTACTCCAGACGCATAGGCCGCGGCGAGACCGAGTGGGTGATTTCCGCGATCCCGCTCGGCGGTTACGTCAAGATGCTGGACGAACGCGAAGAGGAGGTGCCCGAGCACGAGTTGCCGCGGGCCTTCAACCGCAAACCGGTATGGCAGCGCATGGCCATCGTGGTGGCCGGCCCGGTCGCCAACCTGCTGCTGGCGGTTGCCCTGTATTTCGTCCTGCTGGTCCACGGGATACCCGGCATCAAGCCGCTGCTGGGCGAGATCGCGGCAAATTCCCCGGCGGCAACGGCTGGCCTGCAAAGCAAGCAGACGATCGTCAGCATCAACGGCCAGCCGACGCCGAGCTGGCAGGAGATACGCTGGATCCTGCTCGATCTGGTGTTGCAGCAGAAGGCCGCCAACTTCGAATTGCAGGACAGCCAGGGAGGCAGGTCGTTCCGGGTGATGGAGGTGAGCAGCCTGACGGCAAGCGACCTGGACGGCGATTTCATGCAGAAACTCGGCCTGCAGCCCTATCAGCCGCCGGTCTATCCAGTCATCGGCAAGCTGGTCGAAGGCGGAGAAGCGCAACGTGCCGGATTGCAGGTAAACGACCGGGTGCTGAGGGCGGATGGACGGGATGTCGCGCTGTGGGATGACTGGGTGAACCTGGTTCGCAGCCATCCCGGCATGCCGATGGAGGTGAAGATCGAGCGCGCAGGTACCATTTTGAAACTCAGTCTGACACCCGCGGTCATCGACGAGGGCGGCAAGAAGATAGGCCGTATCGGCGCGGCGGCCATGATCGACAAGCCCGCATTCGAGGCGATGCTGACCAGGGTGCGTTACCCGCTCCGGGCCGCTTTTCCCGAGGCACTGCGCCGGACTTGGGAGACCGCCATGGTGAGCCTGAAGATGATGGGCAAGATGGTGCTGGGTGAGGTGTCGTTGAAGAACCTCTCCGGTCCCATTACCATCGCCGACTATGCCGGACAGTCGGCACAGATGGGGATCGGGGCCTATATCGGATTCCTCGCCCTGATCAGCATCAGCCTGGGCGTGTTGAATCTGATGCCCATACCTTTATTGGATGGCGGCCATTTGCTGTATTATTCCGTGGAATTGCTCAAAGGCAGCCCGGTTTCCGAGGGGGTGTGGGAAGCAGGACAAAGAGTAGGGATTGCACTGTTGGTTACCATGATGGCTTTTGCGTTGTATAACGATATCAGCCGCCTGATTTTAGGTTGA
- a CDS encoding NAD+ synthase translates to MKIAIAQINCTVGDLAGNAARIADYAQRAKAQGADLLLTPELGLCGYPPEDLLLRDGFYHACDTVLRELAQRVQGITVLVGHPHKVGKSCYNAASVLRDGAIVSTYHKHSLPNHSVFDEERYFTHGNEACVIEMGGVKYGIIICADVWHEHAPFRAREAGAQVLLVLNASPYHFDKQATRYETIRERIGEIGVPVIYANLVGGQDELVFDGASFVMDEDGELTHQFHAFEEVLGFVEMQGSKPIPGVCENVVKDEASIYRALCVGVRDYIQKNRFPGVLLGLSGGIDSALTLAVAVDALGADKVLAVMMPSPYTAQISIDDSREMVKLLGVRYEELDIVPTFDALQQTLAPMFQGLPADTTEENLQARIRGTLLMAISNKTGSLVLTTGNKSEMTVGYCTLYGDMAGGFAVIKDVSKTWVYRLARWRNAQGHVIPERIITRPPSAELRPDQTDQDSLPPYDVLDAIMACYVEKNMSIPQIVEQGYAEADVLRVVKLIRMAEYKRRQAPVGVRITDRGFGKDWRYPITVRYRDDF, encoded by the coding sequence ATGAAGATCGCAATCGCACAGATCAATTGTACCGTTGGCGACCTGGCCGGCAATGCCGCCAGGATTGCGGATTATGCGCAGCGCGCCAAGGCACAGGGCGCGGACCTCCTGCTTACGCCGGAACTCGGGCTATGCGGCTACCCTCCCGAGGATTTGTTGCTGCGCGACGGCTTCTACCATGCTTGCGATACAGTGCTGCGCGAGCTGGCGCAGCGGGTGCAGGGCATCACCGTGCTCGTCGGCCATCCGCACAAGGTCGGCAAATCCTGCTACAACGCGGCTTCGGTCCTGCGCGACGGTGCCATTGTCTCCACCTATCACAAGCATTCGCTGCCGAACCACAGCGTGTTCGACGAAGAGCGCTATTTCACCCACGGCAACGAGGCGTGCGTGATTGAGATGGGGGGCGTCAAATACGGCATCATCATCTGTGCCGACGTCTGGCACGAGCATGCGCCATTCCGTGCCAGGGAAGCGGGGGCGCAAGTCCTGCTGGTATTGAATGCCTCGCCGTACCACTTCGACAAGCAGGCCACGCGCTATGAGACCATCCGCGAACGCATCGGCGAGATCGGCGTGCCGGTCATCTATGCCAATCTGGTGGGCGGGCAGGACGAACTGGTATTCGATGGCGCCTCCTTCGTCATGGATGAAGACGGCGAGCTGACGCACCAGTTCCATGCTTTCGAAGAGGTGCTGGGCTTTGTCGAGATGCAGGGAAGCAAGCCGATCCCAGGTGTATGCGAGAACGTGGTGAAGGACGAGGCCAGCATCTACCGCGCCCTCTGCGTCGGCGTGCGCGACTATATCCAGAAGAACCGTTTCCCCGGTGTGCTGCTGGGCCTGTCCGGCGGCATCGACTCCGCGCTGACGCTGGCCGTGGCGGTCGACGCGCTGGGCGCGGACAAGGTGCTCGCCGTGATGATGCCGTCGCCGTACACCGCGCAGATCAGCATCGACGATTCGCGCGAGATGGTGAAACTGCTCGGTGTGCGCTACGAAGAGCTGGATATCGTGCCGACTTTCGATGCGCTGCAGCAGACGCTGGCGCCGATGTTCCAGGGCCTGCCCGCGGATACCACCGAAGAGAACCTGCAGGCGCGCATCCGCGGCACGCTGCTGATGGCGATCTCCAACAAGACCGGCTCGCTGGTGCTGACCACCGGCAACAAGTCCGAAATGACGGTCGGCTACTGCACGCTGTATGGCGACATGGCGGGCGGTTTTGCAGTGATCAAGGACGTGAGCAAGACCTGGGTGTATCGCCTGGCCAGGTGGCGCAACGCGCAGGGGCATGTGATCCCCGAGCGCATCATCACGCGGCCGCCCAGCGCCGAGCTGAGGCCGGACCAGACCGACCAGGACAGCCTGCCGCCGTACGATGTGCTGGATGCGATCATGGCCTGCTATGTCGAGAAGAACATGAGCATCCCCCAGATCGTGGAGCAGGGTTATGCCGAAGCCGACGTGCTGCGCGTGGTGAAGCTGATCCGCATGGCCGAATATAAGCGCCGACAGGCACCCGTCGGGGTGCGCATCACGGATCGCGGCTTCGGCAAGGATTGGCGCTATCCGATCACAGTACGTTATCGAGACGACTTTTAG
- the frr gene encoding ribosome recycling factor yields the protein MIADIKKNVEQKMHKSLEALKADLGKIRTGRAHTGILDHVMVDYYGNPTPVNQVANVTLTDARTIGVQPYEKNMVGPIEKAIRDSDLGLNPATNGDLIRVPMPMLTEERRRDLIKVVKSEGENAKVAVRNIRRDANEQLKKLLKDKEVGEDEERRAQEEVQKLTDRFVAEIDKSLQAKEADLMAI from the coding sequence ATGATTGCTGACATCAAAAAGAACGTCGAACAGAAGATGCACAAGTCGCTGGAGGCATTGAAGGCGGACCTGGGCAAGATCCGTACGGGTCGCGCGCATACCGGCATCCTGGACCATGTGATGGTGGACTACTACGGCAATCCGACGCCGGTGAACCAGGTGGCGAACGTCACGCTGACCGATGCGCGCACCATCGGTGTGCAACCTTACGAGAAGAACATGGTTGGCCCGATCGAAAAGGCGATCCGCGACTCCGATCTGGGCCTGAATCCGGCCACCAACGGTGACTTGATCCGCGTGCCGATGCCGATGCTGACCGAAGAGCGCCGCCGCGACCTGATCAAGGTGGTCAAGAGCGAGGGCGAGAATGCCAAGGTCGCCGTACGCAACATCCGTCGCGATGCGAACGAACAGCTCAAGAAACTGCTCAAGGACAAGGAAGTCGGCGAAGATGAAGAGCGTCGCGCGCAGGAGGAGGTTCAGAAATTGACCGACCGTTTTGTCGCCGAGATCGATAAATCCTTGCAAGCCAAAGAAGCTGACTTGATGGCGATATAG
- a CDS encoding isoprenyl transferase, which produces MALPFFSSTRTIPDITAVPRHIAIIMDGNGRWAKQRLMPRVMGHQRGVETVREMVKACRQMGVEYLTLFAFSSENWRRPADEVSFLMQLFLKMLEREVNKLHENNIRLKVIGDRSRFDAELVRHIEAAEHLTAGNTSLTLTIAANYGGRWDIMQAMHALSQAHPERATAFAEEELTPYLSMHYAPEPDLFIRTGGEQRISNFLLWQLAYTELYFTDTLWPAFDRAALEAAIQSYQKRERRFGRTSEQLSEDKKNA; this is translated from the coding sequence ATGGCGTTGCCCTTCTTCAGTTCCACCCGCACCATCCCCGACATCACTGCTGTCCCGCGTCATATCGCCATCATCATGGATGGCAATGGGCGCTGGGCGAAGCAGCGCCTCATGCCTCGCGTCATGGGGCATCAGCGTGGCGTGGAAACGGTGCGCGAAATGGTCAAGGCCTGTCGCCAGATGGGGGTCGAATATCTCACGCTGTTCGCCTTCAGCAGCGAGAACTGGCGCCGCCCTGCCGACGAGGTCTCGTTCCTGATGCAGTTGTTCCTGAAGATGCTGGAGCGTGAAGTGAACAAGCTGCACGAGAACAACATCCGCCTGAAGGTTATCGGCGATCGCAGCCGCTTCGATGCCGAACTCGTGCGCCATATCGAGGCAGCCGAACATCTTACGGCGGGCAACACCAGTCTGACCCTGACCATCGCGGCCAATTACGGCGGGCGCTGGGACATCATGCAGGCGATGCATGCGCTGAGCCAGGCGCATCCGGAGCGAGCCACCGCGTTTGCCGAGGAAGAACTCACCCCTTATCTTTCCATGCACTATGCCCCCGAACCGGACTTGTTCATCCGTACCGGCGGGGAACAGCGCATCAGCAATTTCCTGCTGTGGCAACTGGCCTACACGGAACTGTATTTCACCGACACCTTATGGCCGGCGTTCGACCGGGCAGCGCTGGAGGCGGCCATCCAGTCATACCAGAAGCGCGAGCGCCGTTTCGGGCGTACCAGCGAACAATTGAGCGAGGACAAGAAGAATGCTTAA
- a CDS encoding flagellar brake protein, producing MSLILLKRNEIVAGMPAPWPIYDQNYTLLLGRGELVRDEAHIDALLAGGACHELSWDVPEGEQPEERQPVQEEPLARSSGANGTKTAFTFEDLNLKVEDKLQLEPPAQLTRERFTVKVIGFLRGTSLLVTMPITANGLRLQLLEKEKLVMRSFSGQNAFGFACTIERIIKIPFEYMHLSFPEQIQGIMIRKAPRVKTRIIAAVRDSKSAEAEQVSALISDISANGVSLEAKAALGEKGDILNLSFRVQLHNIDAYLSLKGIIRAISTADAGDSARTGMVRHGIEFQDLPPNDSVILQSLIYQQMIENPHKLA from the coding sequence ATGAGCCTGATTCTGCTCAAACGCAATGAGATCGTGGCCGGCATGCCGGCCCCCTGGCCTATATACGACCAGAATTACACGCTGCTGCTGGGGCGGGGTGAGCTTGTCCGGGATGAGGCGCACATCGATGCGCTGCTGGCCGGCGGTGCCTGCCACGAATTGTCGTGGGACGTGCCGGAAGGCGAGCAGCCGGAAGAACGTCAGCCGGTGCAGGAAGAGCCGCTTGCCAGATCATCCGGCGCCAATGGAACGAAGACAGCTTTCACTTTCGAGGACTTGAATCTGAAGGTGGAAGACAAGCTGCAGCTCGAACCCCCGGCGCAGCTCACTCGCGAACGCTTCACCGTCAAAGTGATCGGATTCCTGCGCGGAACCAGTTTGCTGGTCACCATGCCGATCACCGCCAATGGCCTCAGGCTCCAGCTCCTAGAGAAGGAAAAATTGGTGATGCGCTCTTTTTCTGGGCAGAATGCTTTCGGATTCGCCTGCACCATCGAGCGGATCATCAAGATTCCCTTTGAATACATGCATCTGTCGTTCCCGGAGCAAATCCAGGGCATCATGATCCGCAAAGCGCCGCGCGTAAAAACGCGCATCATCGCGGCAGTGCGCGACAGCAAATCTGCAGAGGCGGAGCAGGTGTCGGCGCTCATCTCGGATATCAGCGCCAACGGCGTGTCACTGGAGGCCAAGGCTGCGCTTGGCGAAAAAGGCGATATCCTCAACCTGTCATTCCGTGTACAACTGCACAATATCGATGCCTACCTGTCCCTGAAGGGGATCATCCGGGCCATCTCTACCGCCGATGCTGGCGACTCCGCAAGAACGGGCATGGTGCGCCACGGTATCGAATTTCAGGATTTGCCGCCCAATGACAGCGTCATCCTGCAGAGCCTGATCTATCAACAGATGATCGAAAACCCGCACAAGTTGGCGTAG
- a CDS encoding phosphatidate cytidylyltransferase, producing the protein MLKQRIITASILFALFLGALFGLPTIGWQGLVLLMVGQGAVEWARLSGLKGHAASAYWLFTLATMGGMMWFDGSVAPSQQSLLHLAWYSLAVLLWVLVVPAWLIAGWRPQSRWLLGAVGWVVLLPTGLAMLDLRAFSPWVLLFVMTVVMMADISAYFAGKRFGKNKLAPAISPGKTWEGVAGAMLGVTAYVIVVVWSSGLYKHYPLFPGIIVAGWWWVALAVIGDLFESAIKRQAGVKDSGALLPGHGGLLDRIDALTSTLPFAGLALILQRLE; encoded by the coding sequence ATGCTTAAACAACGCATCATTACAGCCAGCATATTGTTTGCCTTGTTCCTTGGCGCGCTGTTCGGTTTGCCCACGATAGGCTGGCAAGGACTGGTGCTGCTCATGGTGGGGCAGGGCGCGGTGGAGTGGGCGCGCCTGTCGGGCTTGAAAGGCCATGCCGCCTCGGCCTATTGGTTGTTCACCCTGGCGACGATGGGCGGCATGATGTGGTTCGACGGTAGCGTGGCGCCAAGCCAGCAGAGCTTGCTGCATCTGGCCTGGTATTCCCTGGCCGTGCTGCTCTGGGTGCTGGTGGTCCCGGCCTGGCTGATCGCAGGATGGCGCCCGCAGAGCCGCTGGTTGCTGGGCGCGGTCGGATGGGTCGTGCTGTTGCCGACGGGATTGGCGATGCTCGATCTGCGCGCATTCAGCCCCTGGGTGCTGCTGTTCGTGATGACGGTGGTGATGATGGCGGATATCTCGGCCTACTTTGCCGGCAAGCGCTTCGGCAAGAACAAGCTGGCCCCGGCCATCAGCCCCGGCAAGACCTGGGAAGGGGTGGCAGGCGCAATGCTCGGCGTGACGGCCTATGTGATCGTCGTGGTCTGGTCGAGCGGGCTGTACAAGCACTATCCGCTGTTCCCGGGGATCATCGTTGCCGGATGGTGGTGGGTGGCGCTGGCAGTGATCGGTGACCTGTTCGAATCCGCCATCAAGCGCCAGGCTGGCGTCAAGGATAGCGGCGCGTTGTTGCCGGGACACGGCGGGTTGCTGGATCGTATCGATGCATTGACCTCCACGCTGCCGTTCGCGGGCCTTGCGCTGATCCTGCAAAGGCTGGAATGA
- the pyrH gene encoding UMP kinase translates to MTAPAYKRILLKLSGEALMGDDSYGINRAVVERIVAEIKEVSGLGVEVAMVIGGGNIFRGMAPAAAGMDRATADYMGMLATVMNSMALQDAMTRAGLECRVQSALSLEQVAEPFIRGKALRYLEDGKVVIFAAGIGSPFFTTDTAAALRGVEMSADVVIKATKVDGVYTADPKKDPKATRYQKVSFDEAIGKDLKVMDATALTLCRDQKLPIIVFSIFKEGALKRVVMGQDEGTLVHCD, encoded by the coding sequence ATGACCGCTCCCGCCTACAAGCGCATCCTGCTCAAACTCTCCGGCGAAGCCCTGATGGGCGACGACAGCTACGGCATCAACCGCGCGGTCGTCGAGCGCATCGTGGCGGAGATCAAGGAAGTGTCCGGGCTGGGTGTGGAAGTGGCGATGGTGATCGGCGGCGGCAACATCTTCCGCGGCATGGCACCTGCCGCTGCGGGAATGGACAGGGCGACCGCCGATTACATGGGCATGCTGGCCACGGTGATGAACTCGATGGCATTGCAGGACGCGATGACGCGCGCCGGGCTGGAATGCCGGGTGCAATCGGCGTTGAGCCTGGAGCAGGTGGCCGAGCCGTTCATCCGCGGCAAGGCCCTGCGTTATCTGGAAGACGGCAAGGTGGTGATCTTCGCGGCGGGTATCGGCAGTCCGTTCTTCACCACCGATACCGCTGCTGCCTTGCGCGGGGTGGAGATGTCCGCCGATGTGGTGATCAAAGCCACCAAGGTGGATGGCGTATACACCGCCGACCCGAAGAAAGACCCCAAAGCGACGCGATACCAGAAGGTGAGCTTCGATGAGGCCATTGGCAAGGACTTGAAAGTGATGGATGCGACAGCGCTGACGCTGTGCCGCGACCAGAAGCTGCCTATCATCGTGTTCAGCATCTTCAAGGAAGGTGCATTGAAACGGGTGGTGATGGGGCAGGACGAAGGAACTCTCGTACACTGTGATTGA
- the ispC gene encoding 1-deoxy-D-xylulose-5-phosphate reductoisomerase → MNTLTRLTVLGSTGSIGKSTLDVVARHPDRYRIVALTAQRQDELLFEQCRRFQPVYAVLLDEGASERLSKRLAAAGIDTEVLCGTAALERVSTLSEVDAVMAAIVGAAGMPPTLAAARAGKKILLANKETLVLAGHLFMEAVHRSGSALLPIDSEHNAIYQALPRGYAGDMKQSGVRKILLTASGGPFRNATLEQLQHVTPEQACAHPNWSMGRKISVDSASMMNKGLEVIEAHWLFNAPADDIQVVVHPQSVIHSLVQYVDGSVLAQLGNPDMRTPIAYALAYPERIDAGVTPLDLFQVAKLDFAAPDFSRFPCLALAYQALRAGGTIPALLNAANEVAVAAFLERRISFLDIPRLIENVLGEVARAEVHALQDVLDADAAARCAAQEWIGR, encoded by the coding sequence ATGAACACGCTTACGCGCCTCACTGTACTCGGTTCCACCGGCAGCATCGGCAAGAGCACGCTGGATGTGGTCGCACGTCATCCGGACAGATACCGGATCGTTGCGCTCACCGCGCAACGGCAGGACGAACTGCTATTCGAGCAATGCCGGCGTTTCCAGCCCGTTTACGCGGTGCTGCTGGACGAGGGGGCGAGCGAGCGATTGAGCAAACGGCTGGCTGCGGCCGGAATCGACACCGAAGTGCTGTGCGGCACGGCGGCACTGGAACGGGTCTCGACCTTGTCGGAGGTGGATGCCGTGATGGCGGCCATCGTCGGCGCAGCGGGCATGCCGCCGACCCTGGCGGCAGCGCGAGCCGGCAAGAAAATCCTGCTGGCCAACAAGGAAACGCTGGTGCTGGCCGGGCATCTGTTCATGGAAGCGGTGCACCGCAGCGGCTCGGCCCTGTTGCCCATAGACAGCGAACACAACGCCATCTACCAGGCCTTGCCGCGCGGATATGCCGGAGACATGAAGCAAAGCGGCGTACGCAAGATCCTGCTGACCGCGTCCGGCGGTCCGTTCCGCAACGCCACCCTGGAACAGCTGCAGCATGTCACGCCGGAGCAGGCCTGCGCGCATCCGAACTGGAGCATGGGGCGCAAGATATCGGTGGATTCGGCCAGCATGATGAACAAGGGGCTGGAAGTGATCGAGGCGCACTGGCTGTTCAATGCGCCCGCCGACGATATCCAGGTGGTGGTCCATCCGCAGAGCGTGATCCACTCACTGGTGCAATACGTCGACGGCTCGGTGCTGGCCCAGCTCGGCAATCCCGATATGCGTACTCCCATCGCCTATGCCCTGGCTTATCCCGAGCGCATCGATGCCGGGGTGACGCCGCTCGACCTGTTCCAGGTGGCAAAACTCGATTTTGCCGCCCCGGATTTCAGCCGTTTTCCCTGCCTGGCGCTGGCATATCAGGCATTGCGGGCAGGCGGGACGATACCCGCCTTGCTGAACGCGGCGAACGAAGTGGCCGTCGCCGCCTTCCTGGAGCGGCGCATCTCCTTCCTCGACATCCCGCGCCTGATTGAAAACGTGCTGGGCGAAGTGGCGCGCGCCGAAGTGCATGCCTTGCAGGATGTGCTCGATGCCGATGCCGCAGCACGTTGCGCAGCGCAGGAGTGGATTGGGCGATGA
- the tsf gene encoding translation elongation factor Ts encodes MAEITAGMVKELREATGLGMMECKKALVETNGDAKAAEELLRIKSGAKASKAASRVTAEGVIGSFLAADGKTGAVAEVNCETDFVAKNDDFMAFARNVAQTVAQKNPADIDALLALPIANGSDTVEETRKALVMKLGENLSVRRFERYETTSGKLATYLHGNKIGVIVNFTGGDESLGKDLAMHIAASKPKSVDASGVNPEDIATERRIAIEKAKESGKPEAMLEKIAEGTVQKFLKEVTLLGQVFVKAEDGKQTIEQLLKNKGASVTAFQMFIVGEGIEKKVEDYAAEVAAAAAAAKKG; translated from the coding sequence ATGGCAGAGATCACCGCAGGTATGGTGAAAGAACTGCGCGAGGCGACTGGCCTCGGCATGATGGAATGCAAAAAGGCGCTGGTCGAGACCAACGGCGACGCCAAGGCGGCAGAAGAGCTGCTGCGCATCAAGAGCGGTGCGAAGGCCAGCAAGGCAGCTTCGCGCGTGACGGCAGAAGGCGTGATCGGTTCGTTCCTGGCGGCAGACGGCAAGACCGGCGCCGTGGCGGAAGTGAACTGCGAAACCGATTTCGTGGCCAAGAACGACGATTTCATGGCGTTTGCCAGGAACGTGGCGCAAACCGTGGCGCAAAAGAATCCCGCAGACATCGATGCGTTGCTGGCATTGCCTATCGCCAACGGTTCCGATACGGTCGAAGAGACCCGCAAGGCGCTGGTGATGAAACTGGGCGAAAACCTGTCCGTGCGCCGTTTCGAGCGCTATGAAACGACCTCCGGCAAGCTGGCGACCTACCTGCACGGCAACAAGATCGGCGTGATAGTGAACTTCACCGGCGGCGACGAGTCCTTGGGCAAGGATCTGGCGATGCACATCGCCGCGAGCAAGCCGAAGTCGGTCGATGCATCGGGCGTGAATCCGGAAGACATCGCCACCGAGCGCCGCATCGCGATCGAGAAGGCCAAGGAATCCGGCAAGCCGGAAGCGATGCTGGAAAAGATCGCCGAAGGTACCGTGCAGAAGTTCCTCAAGGAAGTCACGCTGCTCGGCCAGGTGTTCGTCAAGGCCGAGGACGGCAAGCAGACCATCGAACAGTTGCTGAAGAACAAGGGCGCTTCGGTGACCGCCTTCCAGATGTTCATCGTCGGCGAAGGCATCGAGAAGAAAGTGGAAGATTACGCTGCTGAAGTCGCCGCCGCTGCCGCTGCCGCGAAAAAAGGCTAA
- a CDS encoding P-II family nitrogen regulator → MKKIEAIIKPFKLDEVREALSELGVSGLTVTEVKGFGRQKGHTELYRGAEYVVDFLPKIKVEVVISAAMLDAAVEAIVKAANTGKIGDGKIFITPVEQVIRIRTGETNESAL, encoded by the coding sequence ATGAAAAAGATCGAAGCCATCATCAAACCGTTCAAGCTCGATGAAGTTCGTGAAGCTTTATCCGAGTTGGGGGTGAGCGGGCTGACAGTCACCGAGGTCAAAGGTTTCGGGCGCCAGAAAGGGCATACCGAGCTGTATCGCGGTGCGGAATATGTGGTGGACTTCCTTCCCAAAATCAAGGTTGAAGTGGTGATCAGCGCCGCCATGCTGGATGCGGCGGTCGAAGCCATCGTCAAGGCGGCCAATACCGGCAAGATCGGCGACGGCAAGATTTTCATCACCCCGGTGGAGCAGGTTATCCGCATCCGTACCGGCGAGACCAACGAATCGGCGCTGTAA
- the rpsB gene encoding 30S ribosomal protein S2, with product MAVTMRQMLEAGVHFGHQTRFWNPKMAPYIFGHRNKIHIVNLEKTVVMFNDALKEVRKIAAKKGTILFVATKRQAREIIREEAQRCGSPFVDHRWLGGMLTNFKTVQTSIKRLRDLEAMIEDGSIEKVSKKEGLMLRRELEKLDRSLGGIKDLQGLPSAIFVIDVGYQKGTVTEAQKLGIPVIGVVDTNHSPLGVDYVIPGNDDSSQAIRLYARGVADAILEGREQALNDLTAQVAESAA from the coding sequence ATGGCTGTAACTATGCGTCAAATGCTGGAGGCGGGTGTCCATTTCGGTCACCAGACCCGTTTCTGGAATCCCAAGATGGCCCCCTATATCTTCGGCCATCGCAACAAGATTCATATCGTCAACCTGGAAAAGACCGTCGTGATGTTCAACGACGCGCTGAAGGAAGTACGCAAGATCGCAGCGAAAAAGGGCACCATCCTGTTCGTTGCTACCAAGCGTCAGGCGCGCGAGATCATCCGCGAAGAAGCCCAACGCTGCGGCTCTCCCTTCGTCGACCACCGCTGGTTGGGGGGCATGCTGACCAACTTCAAGACTGTGCAGACCTCCATCAAGCGCCTGCGCGACCTGGAAGCAATGATCGAAGACGGCAGCATTGAAAAAGTCTCCAAGAAAGAAGGCCTGATGTTGCGCCGTGAACTGGAAAAGCTGGATCGCAGCCTGGGCGGCATCAAGGATCTGCAAGGCCTGCCTTCCGCCATCTTCGTGATCGACGTCGGCTACCAGAAAGGTACCGTTACCGAAGCGCAGAAACTGGGTATCCCGGTCATCGGCGTGGTGGACACCAACCATAGCCCGCTGGGCGTGGACTACGTGATCCCGGGCAACGACGACTCCAGCCAGGCGATCCGCCTGTACGCGCGCGGCGTGGCCGATGCGATCCTGGAAGGTCGCGAGCAGGCACTGAACGATCTGACCGCACAAGTCGCTGAAAGCGCCGCATAA